The segment AAGGTCAAGACCAAGCCAAGGCCCAGGTCAAGACCAAGATCAAGAGCCAAGCCCAGCTTAAGGCCCAGGTCAAGGTCAAAGTCAAGACCAAGCCGAGATCAAGACCAAGCCAAGGTCAAAATCCAAGCCAAGACCAAGATCAAGATTCAAGCCCAGCTTAAGGCCCAAGTCAAGGGCCAAGCCGAGATCAAGGTCAAAGTCAAGACCAAGCCGAGATCAAGACCAAGCCAAGGTCAAAATCCAAGCCAAGACCAAGATCAAGATTCAAGCCCAGCTTAAGGCCCAAGTCAAGGCCTAAGTCAAGGGCCAAGCCGAGATCAAGACCAAGCCAAGGTCAAAGTCAAGACCAAGTCAAGGTGAAAATCCAAGTCAAGGTCAAAATCAAGATTCTAAGCCAAGCCTAAGGCCCAAGTCAAGGCCTCAGTCAAGACCAAGCCAAGGTCAAAATCCAAGCCAAGGCCCAAGTCAAGACCAAGATCAAGATTCAAGCCCAGCTTAAGGCCCAAGTCACGGCCTAAGTCAAGACCCAAGCCAAGATCAAGGTCAAAGTCAAGGTCAAGACCAAGCCAAGGTCAAAATCCAAGTCAAGACCAAGATCAAGATCCAGGCCCAGCTTAAGGCCCAGGTCCAGATCATGGTCAGATCCAGGTCAGGGTCAAGATCCAAGGCAGGGCTCAAATCAAGGCCAAGGTCCAGAGCCAAGACCAAATCAGGCTCAGGATCCACATCAAGGCCCAGGTCAAGGCCGAGATCGAGGCCCAAGTCAAGATCAGGACCCAAATCAAGGCCAAGACCAAGACCCAAGGCAAGATCAAGGTCTAAGCTGAGATCAAGATCAAGAGCAAGATCAAGATCAAGACCAAGTCAAGGTCTATGTACGGGTCAAGGTCCAAGTCAAGCTTAAGGTCCAAGGCTCAAGGCCAAGATCAAAATTCAGGTCAAGATCAGGACCCAAATCAAGGCCAAGATCAAGGTCTAAGCCGAGATCAAGATCAAGATCAAGACCAAGTCAAGACCGAGGTCCAAGTCAAGCTCAAGGCCCAAGTCAAGGCCAAGATCGAGGCCCAAGTCAAGATCAGGTCCCAAATCAAGGCCAAGCTCAAGATCCGAGTCAAGCTCAAGGTCCAGATCAAGCTCAAGACCAAGACCCAGTCAAGATCAAGGTCCAGGTCAAGCTTAAGGTCCAAGGCTCAAGGCCAAGGTCAAAATCCAGGTCAAGGTCAGGACCCAAATCAAGGCCAAGACCAAGACCCAAGCCAAGATCAAGGTCTAAGTGAAATCAAGGCCAAGATCAAGTCAAGATCAAGTCCAAGTCAAGCTCAAGGTCCAAGTCAAGGTCTAAGTAAGGGTCAAGGTCCAAGTCAAGATTTAAGTCAAGCCCAAGATCAGGATCCAAGTCAAGATCAGGCCCCAATCAAGGCCAAGGTCAAGACCAAGCCAAGATCAAGGCCCAAGTCAAGCTCAAGGTCCAGATCAAGCTCAAGACCAAGACCCAGTCAAGATCGAGGTCCAAGTCAAGCTTAAGGTCCAAGGCTCAAGGCCAAGATCAAACTCCAGGTCAAGATCAGGACCGAAATCAAGGCCAAGACCAAGACCAAGCCGAGATCAAGGCCCAAGCCAAGATCAAGGTCTAAGCCAAGATCAAGACCAAGACCAAGACCAAGTCAAGGCCGAGGTCCAAGTCAAGACCGAGGTCCAAGTCAAGACCGAGGTCCAAGTCAAGCTCAAGGTCCAAGACAAGGTCTATGTACGGGTCAAGGTCCAAGCCCAGCTTAAGGCCCAAGTCAAGGCCAAGATCGAGGCCCAAGTCAAGATCAGACCCCAATCAAGGCCAAGGTCAAGACCAAGCCAAGCTCACGATCCAAGTCAAGCTCAAGATCCAAGTCAAGCTCAAGACCAAGACCCAGTCAAGATCAAGGTCCAAGCCAAGGTCCAGGTCAAGCTTAAGGTCCAAGGCTCAAGGCCAAGATCAAAATCCAGGTCGAGATCAGGACCCAAATCAAGGCCAAGACCAAGACCCAAGCCAAGACCAAGGTCTAAGCCGAGATCAAGATCAAGATCAAGACCAAGTCAAGACCGAGCTCCAAGCCAAGCTCAAGATCCAAGTCAAGGTCTAAGTAAGGGTCAAGGTCCAAGTCAAGATTTAAGTCAAGCCCAAGATCGAGGCCCAAGTCACGATCAGGCCCCGATCAAGGCCAAGACCAAGACCCAAGGCAAGGTCAAGGCCCAAATCCAGGTCAAGGTGAACAttcccaggtgcccccaggtgtgcccaggtgcccccaggtgcgCCCAGGTatccccagatgtgcccaggtgtccccaggttcacccaggtgtccccaggtgtccccaggtgtgccccaggtgtccccaggtgtccccaggtgtccccaggtgtgccccaggtgtcccccaggtgtccccaggtgtccccaggtgtgcccaggtgtgccccaggtgtgccccaggtgtccccaggtatccccaggtgtgccccaggtgtcccccaggtgtccccaggtgtgcccaggtgtgccccaggtgtgcccaggtgtgccccaggtatccccaggtgtcccccaggtgccccaggtgtgcccaggtatCCCCAggagtgcccaggtgtgcccaggtatCCCCAggagtgcccaggtgtgcccaggtatccccaggtgtccccaggtgtccccaggtgtccccattgtccccaggtgtccccaggtaccCCAGGCTCTCACTCAAAGGGCAGTGCCCGTGCCACGCCGtgcctgtggctgtgcccaggtgtccccaggtaccCCGGTACCCACTCAAAGGGCAGTGCCCGTGCCACGCCGTGCCTGTCCCGGtgtgccctctgtgccaggctgtaCAGGTGGGGCAGCAGGCGGTACcgggtgcccaggtgtgcccaggtgtgcccaggtgtgcccaggtgtccccattccccccaggtgtgcccattgtccccaggtgccccaaGCTCTCACTCAAAGGGCAGTGCCCGGCCACGCCGTGCCCAGGtgcattcccaccattcccaactgtccccaggtgtgcccaggtgtgcccaggtgtgcccaggtgtccccaggtgtgccccaggagtgcccaggtgtgccccaggtgtctccaggagtgcccaggtgtgcccaggtgtgcccaggtgtgcccattgtccccattgtccccaggtgtgcccaggtgtgcccattgtccccaggtgtccccaggtgtccccaggtgtccccaggtaccCCGGTACCCACTCTACGGGCAGTGCCCGTGCCACGCCGTGCCCGTCCCAGTGTGCCCGCTGTGCCAGGCTGTACAGGTGGGGCAGCAGGCGGTACcgggtgcccaggtgtgcccaggtgtgcccaggtgtccccagatgtgcccaggtgtccccaggtgtccccaggtgtgcccattgtccccaggtgtccccacgtgtccccattgtccccaggtgtccccaggtaccCCGGTACCCACTCTACGGGCAGTGCCCGTGCCACGCCGTGCCCGTCCCGGTGTGCCCGCTGTGCCAGGCTGTACAGGTGGGGCAGCAGGCGGTACCGGGTGCCCAGGTGCGCCCGCGTCGAGTTCAGCAGCAGCGAACGGGCACCGAACGCAGCCGGGTCCTGAGCCTGGCACCAAGAGCAAAGAGTGATTAACGCTAATTAATCGacgtttaatttaatttaatttaatttattttaatttattttattttatttaatataaattaacttatatttcattttattttattattttattttattattttattttattttattttattttattttatttcatttcattttatttttttaattttattttattttattttattattttattttattttattttatttattttattattttattttattttattttattttatttattttattattttatttcatttcatttcatttcatatcattttaaataatttgaatttaattgtatttttatttaatttcattttggggTCCAGAGCCTGGCACCAAGGAAAACATGTTAATTAATGTTAATTAATCGAATcttagtttattttatttttattttattttattattttattttattttattattttattttattttattttataattttatttcattattttattttattttattttattttaaataatttgaatttaattgtatttttatttaatttcattttggggTCCGGAGCCTGGCACCAAGGAAAACATGTTAATTAATGTTAATTAATcgaatattattttattttatttttattttattttgttttattttatttcatttcattttatttcattttattattttattttattttattattttattttattttattattttattttattttattttattttataattttatttcattattttattttattattttattttattttattttattttattttattttattttatttttaatttcttgaactttattatattaatttttatttaatttaattttggggTCCTGAGCCTGGCACCaatgaaaacattaattaatgctaattaatagaattttagtttattttaatgtaatttaattttattttatgtattttaatactattttattttaatattattttattttattttttattaattgaattttaattctattaatttttatttaatttaattttgggCTCCTGAGCCTGGCACCAAGGGAAGACTTTAATTAATGGTAATTAATCGAATCttagtttaatttaatttaattttattttattttatttttaattaattgaattttatttccatttatttttattttatttaattttggggTCCTGAGCCGGGCACCAAGGGAATCCATTAATTAATGTGAATTATtcgaattttattttattttattttattttattttattttattttattttattttattttattttattcagaattttggaattttttcaaTTTGGAATTTCAGCATTTGATCCTTTCAGAAttcttttaaattgaaatttcagcattttagaattttagaattttggaattttttcaatttagaattttagcattttataatttaagcattttagattttttttttaatttagaatttCAACATTTGATCATTTtagaattttggaattttttttaatttaggatttcagaatttttttatttaggatttcagcattttataatttttgaattttggaatttttggatttaaaatttcagcatttcagaatttcagaatttcggaatttttttcaatttagaTTTTCAGCATTTGATCATTttagaatttcagaattttttaaaattagaatttcACCATTTgatcatttttaaattttggaatttttttgatgcagaatttcagcatttgatcattttagaatttttttttatgtagaatttcagcatttgctccttttagaatttttttaaattaaaatttcagcatttgATCATTTCAGAATTTCGGAATTTTTTCAATTTAGATTTTCAGCGTTTATCCATTTTAGAATTTCggaattttttaatttagaatttCAGCATTTGATCCTTTtagaatttcagcatttttttaaattagaattttagcatttcataattttatcatttcagattttttttttttgatgcagAATTTCAGCATTTGATCCTTTTagaattctttt is part of the Molothrus aeneus isolate 106 unplaced genomic scaffold, BPBGC_Maene_1.0 scaffold_408, whole genome shotgun sequence genome and harbors:
- the LOC136570879 gene encoding serine/arginine-rich splicing factor 4-like yields the protein MGAIKVKVKTKSKSRPSQDQDQAKVKTKSRSKSKPRPKSRPRSRFKPSLRPKSRPKSRAKPRSRSKSRLSQGQDQAKAQVKTKIKSQAQLKAQVKVKVKTKPRSRPSQDPSQDQGQSQGQDQAKVKIQVKTKIKIQAQLKAQVQIMVRSRSGSRSKAGLKSRPRSRAKTKSGSGSTSRPRSRPRSRPKSRSGPKSRPRPRPKARSRSKLRSRSRARSRSRPSQGLCQDQDPNQGQDQGLSRDQDQDQDQVKTEVQVKLKAQVKAKIEAQVKIRSQIKAKLKIRVKLKVQIKLKTKTQSRSRSRSSLRSKAQGQGQNPGQGQDPNQGQDQDPSQDQGLSEIKAKIKSRSSPSQAQGPSQGLSKGQGPSQDLSQAQDQDPSQDQAPIKAKVKTKPRSRPKSSSRSRSSSRPRPSQDRAKIKTKTKTKSRPRSKSRPRSKSRPRSKSSSRSKTRSMYGSRSKPSLRPKSRPRSRPKSRSDPNQGQGQDQAKLTIQVKLKIQVKLKTKTQSRSRSKPRSRSSLRSKAQGQDQNPGRDQDPNQGQDQDPSQDQGLSRDQDQDQDQVKTELQAKLKIQVKV